In Zobellia roscoffensis, the following are encoded in one genomic region:
- a CDS encoding DUF1501 domain-containing protein, with the protein MDKEVFEHYLNTNRRHFLGKMAMGMGGVALGSLLMPDLLSSKKAAEEQLPLGLKHFAAKAKRIILLVQNGAPSQLESFDYKPKLNDMFGQELPPSIRGDQKLTGMTAGQESFPLVGSKFGFKQYGKSGAWVSDLFPHIGKITDDICIIKSMHTDAINHDPALTFMQTGAQVGNRPSIGSWFSYGLGSENQNLPAYCVLLSKGKGNGQGVYSKLWSNGFLDSSHQGVQLSASEDPILYLNDPKGMDRETRRKMLDHLASLNQLGYDEFGDPEIPAKIKQYEMAYRMQTAVPEITDVSKEPDHIKKLYGPDCMVPGTYAANCLLARKLSESGVRFVQLYHQGWDQHNNLVGEMKGQAKDVDTASAALITDLKQRGLLDETLVIWSGEFGRTNYCQGKLTKDNYGRDHHPRCYSIFMAGGGVKAGLSYGKTDELGYNIVESPVHIHDLHATIMHLMGLDHEKLTHKHLGRRFRLTDVHGHVVKDILA; encoded by the coding sequence ATGGATAAAGAAGTTTTTGAACATTATTTGAATACGAACCGAAGACACTTTTTGGGTAAAATGGCTATGGGAATGGGCGGTGTAGCATTGGGCTCACTTTTAATGCCTGATTTACTATCCAGTAAAAAAGCGGCTGAGGAGCAACTGCCTTTAGGGTTAAAACATTTTGCGGCTAAGGCAAAGCGTATTATACTTTTAGTACAAAACGGTGCTCCCTCGCAATTAGAGAGCTTTGACTACAAACCCAAGTTGAATGATATGTTTGGGCAGGAACTTCCACCTTCTATTAGGGGAGACCAAAAACTAACCGGTATGACCGCTGGCCAGGAATCCTTTCCGTTGGTGGGGTCAAAATTCGGTTTTAAACAATACGGTAAATCGGGTGCTTGGGTAAGTGACCTTTTTCCTCATATAGGTAAGATTACAGATGATATTTGTATCATTAAGAGTATGCATACAGATGCTATCAATCATGATCCGGCATTAACATTTATGCAAACAGGCGCACAAGTGGGGAATAGACCCAGTATTGGCTCGTGGTTTAGTTACGGCTTAGGTAGTGAGAACCAAAACTTACCGGCATATTGCGTTTTGCTTTCAAAAGGGAAAGGTAACGGGCAAGGGGTATACTCAAAATTATGGTCCAATGGATTTTTGGATAGTTCTCACCAAGGTGTGCAGTTAAGTGCAAGTGAAGATCCTATTTTGTATCTGAACGATCCAAAAGGGATGGACAGGGAAACACGTCGTAAGATGTTAGACCACCTGGCTTCTTTGAACCAGTTAGGGTATGATGAGTTTGGAGATCCGGAAATTCCAGCAAAAATTAAGCAGTACGAAATGGCATATAGAATGCAAACGGCTGTACCTGAAATTACGGATGTATCCAAAGAACCGGACCATATTAAGAAATTATACGGACCAGATTGTATGGTGCCCGGTACTTATGCCGCAAACTGCCTATTGGCTAGAAAACTGTCTGAATCCGGGGTGCGTTTTGTTCAACTATACCATCAAGGTTGGGATCAGCATAACAATTTGGTAGGAGAAATGAAGGGGCAAGCCAAAGATGTAGATACGGCATCTGCTGCATTGATAACCGATTTAAAACAACGTGGACTGTTAGACGAAACCTTGGTCATATGGAGTGGGGAGTTCGGTAGAACCAACTATTGCCAAGGTAAACTGACAAAGGATAATTACGGACGAGATCATCACCCACGCTGCTATAGTATTTTTATGGCCGGAGGAGGTGTAAAAGCCGGATTGTCCTATGGAAAAACAGATGAGCTTGGTTATAATATTGTAGAGAGTCCCGTTCATATTCATGACTTACATGCAACTATTATGCATTTAATGGGATTAGATCATGAAAAATTAACCCACAAACACCTAGGAAGAAGGTTTAGGTTGACCGATGTTCATGGTCATGTTGTTAAAGATATTCTGGCTTAG
- a CDS encoding PSD1 and planctomycete cytochrome C domain-containing protein, whose protein sequence is MRKVILHIVFLCVLLISCKEEGQYASIPEKKIPELVDYNFDVRPILSDKCFNCHGPDANKRSAELRLDTPEGAYKALKDSENEYAIVPKDIEKSVVYQRIIAKDSADLMPPLDSNLKLSEYEIKVLKKWIEQGSVYEPHWAFIPVKKPEAPQVSSDWVNNEIDQFVLRKLNEVGLAPNEIADKERLLKRVSLDITGLPPSPEMREKFIQNDTDNAYELIVDELLASDHYGEKMASHWLDVARYADSHGFQNDQLRTMWPWRDWVIHAFNENYSYEKFVTYQLAGDLMPQKNIETILATGFNRNHKINQEAGIIEEEFRIENVTDRTNTFGKAFLGLTLECAKCHDHKYDPICQKDYFSTFAFFDKVVHREKALGEVLAEPPLITLTDEVIAKDLPFVNKKAPENVDVMVIEEKPDIRTTHVLNRGVYDDKGEIVQPRTPESVLKFDTLVFDSNRLGLTKWLFDTKNPLTSRVFVNRVWQEIFGEGIVRSSGDFGMQGDLPTHIGLLNWLSADFMENNWDMKRLVKQIVMSSTYKQSSVVTKEKLAADPDNRYLSHMPRLRFSAETIRDHALATSGLLNDEIGGRSVKVYQPDGIWEAASSGRGILANYVQDHGKDLYRRGIYIFIKRTTLPPVQLTFDAATRDQCEVKRQSTMTPLQALIALNDPTILEASRVLSEKLVKEKGTVEEKIEKAFGRILCRNIKPEEKEMLVDYYHDQEAAFSADKDKARSFIEVGEYPILEGRDEVKVASLMQIIHTIYNLEETIVKG, encoded by the coding sequence ATGAGAAAAGTTATTCTCCATATTGTCTTTCTATGTGTGCTTTTGATTTCTTGTAAAGAAGAAGGGCAGTACGCCTCTATTCCAGAGAAGAAAATTCCAGAATTGGTCGATTATAATTTTGATGTGCGTCCCATCCTTTCGGATAAGTGTTTTAATTGTCATGGTCCGGATGCGAATAAAAGGTCGGCAGAACTACGTTTAGATACTCCGGAAGGCGCGTACAAAGCATTGAAAGATTCGGAGAATGAATATGCTATAGTACCTAAGGATATTGAAAAATCGGTTGTTTATCAACGTATCATTGCCAAAGATAGCGCAGACTTGATGCCACCTTTAGACTCAAATTTAAAACTCTCTGAATATGAAATAAAGGTTTTAAAAAAGTGGATAGAGCAGGGTAGCGTTTACGAACCACATTGGGCATTTATTCCTGTTAAAAAACCTGAGGCTCCGCAAGTATCCTCTGATTGGGTAAACAATGAAATTGATCAGTTTGTTTTACGAAAGCTCAATGAGGTAGGTTTAGCTCCAAATGAAATAGCGGACAAGGAACGCTTACTAAAAAGGGTTTCTTTAGATATTACCGGGTTACCTCCATCGCCAGAAATGCGAGAAAAATTCATTCAAAATGATACTGACAACGCTTATGAACTCATTGTAGATGAACTATTGGCGAGCGACCATTATGGCGAAAAAATGGCGAGTCATTGGTTAGATGTGGCCCGCTATGCAGACTCACATGGTTTTCAGAATGATCAGTTACGAACCATGTGGCCGTGGAGAGATTGGGTAATTCATGCCTTTAATGAAAATTATAGTTACGAAAAGTTTGTTACCTATCAATTAGCAGGAGACTTGATGCCTCAGAAAAATATAGAGACTATTCTAGCAACTGGTTTTAATAGAAACCATAAGATCAATCAAGAAGCAGGTATTATTGAAGAAGAATTTAGAATTGAAAACGTAACGGATAGAACCAACACTTTTGGGAAGGCTTTTTTAGGATTGACCTTGGAGTGTGCTAAATGTCATGATCATAAGTACGATCCTATATGCCAGAAAGATTATTTCAGCACTTTTGCTTTTTTCGATAAAGTAGTACATCGCGAGAAGGCATTAGGAGAGGTCTTGGCAGAACCGCCCTTAATTACATTAACGGATGAGGTAATTGCGAAAGATCTTCCGTTTGTAAATAAAAAAGCACCAGAGAATGTAGATGTCATGGTTATAGAAGAGAAACCAGACATTAGAACTACGCATGTATTGAACAGGGGTGTTTATGATGATAAAGGAGAAATTGTTCAGCCAAGAACACCTGAATCGGTGTTGAAGTTTGATACGTTAGTTTTTGATAGCAATCGTCTTGGATTAACAAAATGGCTCTTTGATACTAAAAACCCATTGACCAGTAGGGTATTTGTGAATAGGGTTTGGCAGGAGATATTTGGGGAAGGAATAGTAAGGTCTTCCGGCGATTTTGGTATGCAGGGCGACTTACCTACACATATAGGTTTGCTGAACTGGCTTTCCGCAGATTTTATGGAGAATAATTGGGATATGAAACGATTGGTAAAACAAATCGTGATGTCTTCAACGTACAAACAATCTTCTGTGGTTACGAAAGAAAAATTAGCGGCTGATCCAGACAACAGGTATCTGTCTCATATGCCGCGTTTACGGTTTAGTGCGGAAACTATACGTGATCATGCTCTGGCCACAAGCGGATTATTGAATGATGAAATAGGAGGACGAAGTGTTAAGGTGTATCAACCAGATGGCATCTGGGAAGCGGCAAGCTCAGGCCGTGGTATTTTGGCAAACTATGTGCAGGATCATGGGAAAGACTTATACAGAAGAGGCATTTATATTTTTATAAAGCGAACGACATTACCTCCAGTGCAATTAACTTTTGATGCGGCTACAAGAGATCAATGCGAAGTGAAAAGGCAATCAACAATGACTCCATTACAAGCATTGATTGCTTTGAACGATCCTACTATTCTTGAGGCATCTAGAGTATTGTCAGAGAAGTTGGTAAAGGAAAAGGGCACGGTAGAGGAAAAAATAGAAAAAGCTTTTGGTAGAATATTATGCAGAAACATTAAACCGGAGGAAAAAGAAATGTTAGTGGATTACTACCATGATCAAGAAGCAGCGTTCAGTGCGGATAAGGATAAGGCCAGAAGTTTTATTGAAGTAGGGGAATACCCCATTCTAGAAGGTCGGGACGAGGTGAAAGTAGCCTCGTTAATGCAAATCATTCATACCATCTACAATCTAGAGGAAACAATTGTAAAAGGGTAA
- a CDS encoding twin-arginine translocation signal domain-containing protein: protein MINSRRNFIKKSTIAGAALTVPTYSFGIINRPKLSEQIIGHGNFTYRVHQEWGNLNPATTPIKNCHEMVMDSKGRLIMVTDEVKNNVIVYDKSGKLLKTWTHDLKSAHGLTLFKEGEEDMLFITDNDGAILKTTTDGKVLMQLSDPRETGVYKKDQKYRPTETAVAPNGDIYVADGYGSDFILQYNKDGEFIRKFGGHGLEDHLFSTAHGVTIDDRDPDNITLLCTSRKHNSFKRYTLDGKYLSTIFLPGAFVCRPVIDGANLYSGVCWSRLKYLEQTPDSGFVTILNKEDKVVSNPGGTAPVYENGELQLMVQDIPLFNHCHDVCIDNDKNIYVCQWNANKTYPIKLERV, encoded by the coding sequence ATGATAAACTCCAGACGAAATTTTATTAAAAAATCAACTATTGCAGGTGCCGCCTTAACTGTTCCTACGTATAGTTTTGGGATTATAAATAGGCCAAAATTATCGGAGCAAATAATTGGTCACGGTAATTTTACGTATCGTGTTCATCAAGAGTGGGGTAATCTTAACCCTGCAACCACACCTATAAAGAATTGTCATGAAATGGTGATGGACTCCAAAGGCCGACTCATTATGGTTACCGATGAAGTTAAAAATAACGTCATTGTTTATGATAAATCCGGAAAGCTTTTAAAGACTTGGACGCATGATTTAAAATCAGCCCATGGCTTAACGCTTTTTAAGGAAGGCGAAGAAGACATGCTTTTTATAACCGATAATGATGGAGCTATTCTAAAAACGACTACGGATGGAAAAGTGTTGATGCAACTTTCCGATCCAAGAGAAACGGGAGTTTATAAGAAAGATCAAAAATACCGTCCTACAGAAACTGCAGTGGCTCCTAACGGTGATATTTATGTGGCCGATGGGTATGGTTCGGATTTTATTTTACAATACAATAAAGATGGAGAATTTATCAGAAAATTTGGCGGTCATGGGTTGGAAGACCATCTGTTCTCAACTGCTCATGGAGTAACCATTGATGATAGAGATCCTGATAATATTACGCTATTGTGCACCTCTCGAAAACATAACTCTTTTAAGCGTTACACCTTAGACGGGAAGTATTTATCCACTATTTTTCTTCCGGGTGCTTTTGTGTGCAGACCAGTAATAGATGGGGCTAACCTGTACTCAGGAGTATGTTGGTCTAGATTAAAATATTTAGAGCAAACGCCAGATTCAGGTTTCGTCACCATTTTAAATAAAGAGGATAAGGTAGTTTCCAATCCTGGCGGTACCGCTCCTGTTTATGAAAATGGTGAGTTACAACTTATGGTTCAAGACATACCTCTTTTTAATCACTGTCATGATGTGTGTATTGATAATGATAAGAATATCTACGTCTGCCAATGGAATGCCAATAAAACCTATCCTATAAAACTAGAAAGAGTATAG